A genomic stretch from Lathyrus oleraceus cultivar Zhongwan6 chromosome 2, CAAS_Psat_ZW6_1.0, whole genome shotgun sequence includes:
- the LOC127123217 gene encoding uncharacterized protein LOC127123217 has protein sequence MAAKLFSAEPERSLRARIRKARHDRLEVTEEPLIVSDSEEEGTVSIHSEHSDSGNSDTEPETMAADPPPAERLLGDYGGANAPPGRMTIVNQPVNVAHFQLHPSTIRQLERRPFAGKINEDANKHLQRFLTMTTSLKIEGHSEEAKKLVMFPFTLSEDAEEWFYSLPAGSITTWQQMETTFLNEYFPASVYIRKRYGIVNFKQKEGESLGDAYKRFKRLLVACPTHNMDATEQMQNFVNGLRLKTKQLIDTAAGGSTNFTIATGIKKIIEAIAANEHLELYDRSVSQPEGIVDLKLASQVVKMEDQIAAEVERRLKKMAIDTQTVAQVQQVQPTQTSNCEICGGPHLTAHCFATAQQIEEIKFLRQNNPYSNTYNPGWKNHPNFSWKDQQGNIAQQLAGSPQQGVLPSSTVTNPRENYHVNAVTTRNGKSKEIPEKSSEEEDLLLEVDLEIKENEVANEEVTHDERVVKDKVNDQKPAVKLPFPTRNKKKGQHEKNFEKFLEMFKKLELNIPFLEALEQMPTYAKFMKDIISKKRTIETNPIILTETCNAILQGMKVPVKKKDRGSLTIPCAIGDRSFKKALIDLGASVSLMPLSIYKKLGIGKIQDTRMTLQFADRSVKRPYGIVEDVLVKIDKFMFPVDFVILEMPEDEEIPIILGRPFLETGRCLIDIEEGTMTLKVYDEELKIDVRNTMKYKDEVATSQHIETIDQICEKKNCLTTQKFPLERVLSLSIFNKEEVVNEKDMEVLAMTEASPPFKGYQYNRWKDLRQPLVEEKKDEQKKGTELKQLRRTSNMSSSTQRI, from the exons ATGGCCGCTAAATTGTTTTCGGCAG aaccagaacGATCGTTGCGAGCACGAATCAGAAAAGCCAGACACGACAGACTGGAAGTAACAGAAGAACCGCTGATAGTTTCTGATTCTGAGGAAGAGGGAACCGTTTCAATTCATTCAGAACACTCTGATTCTGGAAATTCTGATACCGAACCTGAAACTATGGCAGCTGATCCACCTCCTGCGGAGAGACTATTAGGTGATTACGGGGGAGCAAATGCCCCGCCTGGAAGGATGACAATCGTGAATCAACCAGTCAATGTTGCCCACTTTCAACTTCACCCCTCAACGATACGGCAACTAGAAAGGAGACCTTTCGCAGGAAAAATTAacgaagatgccaacaagcatttgcaaaggtttctgactatgactacgTCGTTAAAGATTGAGGGACATTCTGAGGAAGCTAAGAAGTTGGTCATGTTTCCGTTTACATTGTCAGAAGATgctgaagagtggttctactcttTACCTGCTGGAAGCATCACAACTTGGCAACAGATGGAGACAACTTTTCTCAACGAGTACTTTCCGGCCTCTGTGTACATCCGAAAGAGGTACGGCATagtgaattttaaacagaaggaaggagagtcactTGGAGATGCGTATAAGAGGTTCAAACGATTGTTGGTTGCTTGTCCTACTCATAATATGGATGCAACGGagcaaatgcagaattttgtgaATGGTCTTCGGCTGAAGACTAAGCAACTTATTGAcacagcagctggtggctcaacCAACTTTACAATAGCCACTGGTATTAAAAAGATTATCGAAGCCATTGCAGCCAATGAGCACTTGGAGTTGTATGACCGCAGTGTTAGTCAACCCGAAGGGATAGTTGACCTGAAATTGGCAAGCCAAGtggtgaagatggaagatcaaatagCAGCTGAAGTAGaaaggagattgaagaagatgGCTATTGATACCCAAACTGTGGCACAGGTTCAACAGGTTCAACCAACTCAAACTAGTAATTGCGAAATTTGTGGAGGACCTCATCTTACCGCACATTGCTTTGCTACCGCACAACAAATTGAGGAGATCAAGTTTCTTAGGCAGAACAACCCTTATTCaaacacatacaatccgggttggaaaaaccatccaaATTTCTCATGGAAGGATCAACAAGGAAAT atagcacaacaactagcGGGTTCTCCACAACAGGGAGTTTTACCAAGTTCTACGGTTACTAATCCAAGAGAAAATTATCATGTGAATGCGGTGACCACCAGGAATGGTAAGTCAAAAGAAATACCTGAGAAGAGTTCTGAAGAAGAAGACTTATTGCTTGAAGTTGATCTAGagataaaagaaaatgaggttgcAAATGAAGAGGTCACTCATGATGAACGAGTGGTTAAAGATAAAGTGAATGATCAAAAACCGGCCGTCAAACTGCCATTCccaacaagaaataagaagaaagggcagcatgagaaaaactttgagaagttCTTGGAAATGTTTAAAAAGCTTGAGCTAAACATTCCTTTCTTGGAGGCGCTTGAGCAAATGCCTACCTACGcaaagttcatgaaagacatcatatcgAAGAAGCGGACCATAGAAACTAACCCGATTATTCTAACGGAAACTTGTAATGCcattttgcagggtatgaaggTTCCGGTGAAAAAGAAGGATCGAGGTTCTCTGACCATTCCGTGTGCCATTGGAGATAGATCCTTCAAGAAAGCTCTAATTGATTTGGGAGCGAGTGTAAGTCTGATGCCGCTGTCTATCTATAAGAAGTTGGGGATAGGTAAAATTCAAGATACGAGAATGACACTCCAATTTGCTGACCGCTCTGTGAAGAGACCCTATGGGATAGTAGAAGATGTGCTAGTAAAGATCGACAAGTTTATGTTTCCCGTGGATTTTGTCATTTTggaaatgccggaagatgaagagataccaaTCATTTTGGGGAGACCATTTTTAGAGACCGGGAGATGTTTGATCGACATAGAAGAAGGCACGATGACTTTGAAAGtgtatgatgaagagttaaaaattgatgtGCGAAACACCATGAAGTACAAGGATGAGGTTGCTACTAGCCAACATATTGAGACAATCGATCAAATATGTGAAAAGAAAAATTGCTTGACAACACAAAAATTTCCCTTGGAAAGGGTGTTGAGCTTATCAATTTTTAACAAAGAGGAAGTAGTTAACGAGAAAGATATGGAAGTTTTAGCCATGACGGAAGCATCACCACCTTTTAAAGGTTATCAATACAACCGGTGGAAAGATTTAAGGCAACCCTTAGTGGAAGAAAAGAAAGATGAACAAAAGAAGGGAACCGAATTGAAACAACTACGGAGAACCTCAAATATGTCGTCCTCGACACAGAGAATTTGA
- the LOC127119454 gene encoding protein SHORT HYPOCOTYL IN WHITE LIGHT 1, whose amino-acid sequence MIHQNKIFNFQSQMAATTSTATTTLLIDLTRSPRSTFRHFSSNNVHILHHQPFTSTLIHNRRSNLTTINCNSKLNNASGGGEPYEMDGVFGRYDGVEDDGDEDDAESSVDLLIKFLQSMFKKMSRKAKKASRSVLPSAFSPQLVSFAVDGTLLLASLSVVKALLEVICNIGGTVFAAILILRVILAAVSHFQSSGNSFNQGGNSFGAVA is encoded by the exons ATGATTCATCAAAACAAAATCTTCAATTTTCAGTCTCAAATGGCAGCAACAACATCTACAGCAACAACAACACTGTTGATCGATCTCACGCGCTCTCCACGCTCCACCTTTCGCCACTTCTCGTCAAACAATGTTCACATTCTTCACCACCAACCCTTCACTTCTACACTCATCCACAATCGTCGTTCAAATCTCACAACCATCAATTGCAATAGCAAG CTGAATAACGCAAGTGGAGGAGGAGAACCGTATGAGATGGATGGTGTTTTTGGGAGATACGATGGAGTTGAAGATgatggtgatgaagatgatgcaGAGAGTAGTGTTGATTTGTTGATTAAATTCTTGCAGAGTATGTTTAAGAAGATGTCTAGAAAGGCTAAAAAGGCTTCTCGTTCTGTTTTGCCATCAGCGTTTTCTCCTCAGCTT GTTTCTTTTGCTGTTGATGGGACTCTTCTACTTGCTTCACTTTCTGTTGTCAAAGCACTTCTTGAG GTTATCTGCAACATTGGCGGCACAGTATTTGCTGCTATTCTGATCCTGCGTGTGATATTGGCAGCAGTTTCTCACTTCCAGTCCAGTGGGAATAGTTTCAACCAAGGGGGCAATTCATTTGGTGCTGTAGCCTAA